The window GGCCAACCCCGAATCGCTGGCCTGCGACCTCAATATGGCGGCCGACCTGTTCGCGGCGGGCGAGGCGACCGAGGCCAGGGATGCCGCGCAGGAGGTCGTCGACCAGTACATGAAGGTGCCGGGGGAGAGGCACCCGTACACCCTGGCCGCCCTGAACAACCTCGGCGTCTACCACTCGGGGGCCGGGGCGGCGGAGGAGTCGGAGAGGGTGCTGACCCGGGTGGTCGCCACGATGCGGGAGGTGTACGGGCGCGAGCATCCCAACACGTTGTTCAGTGTGATGAACCTGGCCAACGCGACAGCCGAACGGGGCGATCTCGAACTCGTACTGGAGACGGAACGGCGGGTGGCCGGACAGCTCCGGGACGTGCTCGGGGCGCATCACCCGGAGACCCTCGCGATGATGTCGAACATGGCGGTGACGCTCGACGCGCTGGGGCGCAAGGACGAGGCGCTGCGGGTCAAGTCGGAGACGGTCGAGGAGCTGTCCCGGCAGCTCGGTGACGACCATCCGCTGACCCGGATCGCCCGGGAGGAGGAGCGCTTCCAGCGCGAACTGGAGCCGCTCGCGGTGTGAGTTGCGGGAGCGTCCGGCCGCCGCCGGCCGCTCCCGGTCCCACTGCTCACCCGGTTATCACTCTGCGGGCGTATCCAGCAGCCAGGTGAGGATCCGGGGGAGCGCGTGGAGCGCGTCGAAGTGCGCGGCCGCCGGTTCCAGCACGACGGTGGCGTGCGGGATGCGCTCGGCCAGCCAGCGTGAGTGACCGACCGGTGAGAACACGTCCTTCTCACCGTGCCACAGCAGCACCGGACCCGTGATGTCCGCCGGGTCGAACCCCCACGGGCGGCTGAACGCGATCGCGTCGTCGATCCAGCCGTATGCCGAAGTGCGCAGCCCCTCACGGTAGTTGTTCAGCAGCATGGAGCGGACCCCGGCGTCGTTCACCACCATCCGGTCGGAATCGGTCAGCTCCCGGCGCAGATCGTCGATGAGCCGAACCGGATTCTGTCTGATCACCGCGGACCGCGAGATGAACGACTCCGCCAGTCCGTCCGGGTCGGCCGCCGCCGTGGAGTACGCCAGCACATTCGAGGCGGCCATCCCGTCGAACCAGTCGAGGCCGTCCGCGCCCCAGGGGGCCAGCCCGACCAGTGCTGCGGTACGGGTGACCCGCTCGGGCATCAGCGCGGCGCAGGCCAGCGCGTGCGAGGCGCCGCCGGAGCGGCCCACCACGGCGAACCTCTCCAGCCCGATATGGTCCGCGATGGCCCGTACGTCCTCCACGACATCGGCGACACTGCGGCCCGGCAGCCGGTCGGAGCCGCCGTATCCGGGCCGGTCGTAGGTGATCAGCTGGGTCTTGCGCTGGTACAGCACCATGCCGCGCGGAGCCGGACCGAGCCGGCTTCCGGGCGTTCCGTGCAGCAGAAAGACCGGTCTGCCCCGCGGATCCCCCAGACGCTCGACCAGCAGATGCCGCCCGTCCGCCGCGCGCACCCGACTGCGCACTCCGTGCCTCCTCAGCTCGGTGCGGGCACTGCGTGCCCGGCTTTTCCCGCCGATTCGATGATTACCCATCAACGGCCCTATAGAGGCCCCCTGTTGAGGTAAAGCCTGACCGCGCATCCGGCAGGGGCGTGAACCGGACCCGCAAGGGCCAATACCGGACAGGTCCAGTCCTCACCCACTGCCGACCGGTCGGTTGCACGCGGTGTTCGCAATCGGAATCGACATGGTGTGACGCCGGGTAAGTGAACGCGGCGCGGCGAAACGGTGGTGTCGTGTGTGCGTCCTGAAGTCGACCTTGTGTGCTATCTGCCCGGTCGGAATAGTGGGCGGCTCCATCCTCCGTACCCAAGGCACCCCACTTGCCTGTGTACGGCCCCACAGGAGGTAGAAGTTGAAGCATCGACGCATATCCAGGAAGCGCGCGGTCATGGCCGGATCGGCCGTCGTCGCCCTGGTCGCAGCGGGAGTCACGTTCCAGAGTGCGAACGCCAGTGACGACGTACCGCAGTTCACCGTCCGGACCCTGACGGCGAACGCGGCCGGAAAGCTCGCCACCACTCTCGGACAGGATCTGGGCGGCGACGCGGCCGGCTCGTACTACGACGCCAAGTCGAAGAACCTGGTCGTGAACGTGGTCGACCGGGCCGCCGCCGAGCAGGTGCGGCAGGCGGGCGGCAGGGCGAAGGTCGTGACGAACTCGCTCGCCGAGCTGAAGTCGGCCCGGCAGACCCTCACCACCAAGGCCACGATCCCCGGCACCTCATGGGCCGTCGACCCGGTCAGCAATAAGGTGGTCGTCACCGCCGACCGCACGGTCGACGGCGCCGCCTGGGACAGACTCAGCACGGTCGTCGAGGGGCTGGGCGCCAAGGCCGAACTCAAGAAGACGGCTGGGGAGTTCAAGCCGTTCATCGCCGGCGGCGACGCGATCTGGGGCAACGGCGGGCGCTGCTCGCTCGGCTTCAACGTGGTCAAGGACGGCGAGCCGTACTTCCTGACCGCGGGACACTGCACCGAGGCGATCAGCAGCTGGTCCGACTCGCAGGGCGGCGCGGAGATCGGAACGAACGCGGGATCCGAATTCCCGGGCAACGACTTCGGGCTGGTGAAGTACACCTCCGACACGCCGCACCCCAGCGAGGTCGACCTCTACAACGGCTCCACCCAGCCGATCACCAAGGCGGGCGAGGCGACCGTCGGCATGACGGTGACTCGTAGCGGTTCCACCACCCAGGTGCACGACGGCCAGGTCACCGGCCTCGACGCCACGGTGAACTACGGCAACGGCGACATCGTCGAAGGCCTCATCCAGACGACGGTCTGCGCGGAGCCGGGCGACAGCGGCGGCTCGCTCTTCGCGGGCGACACAGCGATCGGCCTGACCTCCGGCGGCAGCGGCGACTGCTCCTCGGGCGGGGAGACCTTCTTCCAGCCGGTGCCCGAGGCGCTGGCGGCATTCGGGGCCGAGATCGGCTGATCAGGCGGGTCCTCGGGGCGCTGTCCCCATTCGTCGGCCGGGTCCGGACACGGGCCCGGCCGACGAACGAGTCCGGGCATGCCGCAGAAAGCCAGGCCGGCGCCGGACTGCTCGCAGAGCGGCCCGATCAGGAGGCCGTTGACTCCAGGTGGTAGGTCGTGTCGACCCAGAAGCCGTTCGTGGCCCGGGCCTTGATCTCCAGCACGTACTGGCTGGGAGCCAGCGACGCGATGCCGCCCCAGATGCCCCATGCGTAGCGCTGGGTCAGCCCCGTCCTGAACGGTGCGGAGAACTCCTGCAGCGGCAACGGAATGCTGTTGAGCGACGCCGTGGCCTCTGCCACCGTCATGGACTGGGGGACCCTCGAGTACGACCTGGTGTGCTGCATGTTGAGCACCGGGAAGAAGATCGGCCGGTCCGAGGGAATCGTGCAGCGCCGCACCACGTGGCCGCCGTAGGTGCCGGCCAGGAACCAGAGGTCGTCCGGCTGGTTCCAGGCGGCGTGCTCGCCTGTTCTGT is drawn from Streptomyces sp. NBC_01717 and contains these coding sequences:
- a CDS encoding alpha/beta fold hydrolase, which produces MRSRVRAADGRHLLVERLGDPRGRPVFLLHGTPGSRLGPAPRGMVLYQRKTQLITYDRPGYGGSDRLPGRSVADVVEDVRAIADHIGLERFAVVGRSGGASHALACAALMPERVTRTAALVGLAPWGADGLDWFDGMAASNVLAYSTAAADPDGLAESFISRSAVIRQNPVRLIDDLRRELTDSDRMVVNDAGVRSMLLNNYREGLRTSAYGWIDDAIAFSRPWGFDPADITGPVLLWHGEKDVFSPVGHSRWLAERIPHATVVLEPAAAHFDALHALPRILTWLLDTPAE
- a CDS encoding S1 family peptidase, with the translated sequence MKHRRISRKRAVMAGSAVVALVAAGVTFQSANASDDVPQFTVRTLTANAAGKLATTLGQDLGGDAAGSYYDAKSKNLVVNVVDRAAAEQVRQAGGRAKVVTNSLAELKSARQTLTTKATIPGTSWAVDPVSNKVVVTADRTVDGAAWDRLSTVVEGLGAKAELKKTAGEFKPFIAGGDAIWGNGGRCSLGFNVVKDGEPYFLTAGHCTEAISSWSDSQGGAEIGTNAGSEFPGNDFGLVKYTSDTPHPSEVDLYNGSTQPITKAGEATVGMTVTRSGSTTQVHDGQVTGLDATVNYGNGDIVEGLIQTTVCAEPGDSGGSLFAGDTAIGLTSGGSGDCSSGGETFFQPVPEALAAFGAEIG